The genomic interval GCTCGCGCGCTCCGGCAGAACCCGGACCTGCTGATGCTCGACGAGCCGTACGAGGGGCTCGCGCCCCAGATAATCGAGGACGTGGAGGACGCCGTCGAACGCATCAACGAGGCGGGGACGACCGTCCTCCTCGTCGAGCAGAACGCCGCCGCGGCCATGAGCATCGCCGACCGGTGTTACATCATCGACCAGGGGCGCATCGTCTTCGACGGCGACTCCGAGACGCTGCGCGACGACGACGAGACGCGCCAGCGGTACCTGGGTGTCTGAACATGGCGGCCGACCTCACTACCACGGCGGACCGCTACGACTACCTCCGCGAGCGCGACGTGCTCGTCGAGCGCGACGGCCGCGTCGCCATCACGGAAGCGTTCGACTCGGCGCGGCGCGTCTATCACGACAGCTACGGGGACATCGACGACGAGCGCTTCCACGCCACCCTCGCCGACCTGTTCGAGATGTCCGTCGCGGACGCGAAGTCGCAGGCCGCGGAGCTGGGTATCACGCGCGACCAGCTGGTCGCGTACCTGTCGCTCCGGTCGTATCTCGACGACGGCGGCGCCGTCCCCGACCCGAACGACCTCGTGTCGATGGCCGGCATCGTCGCCGACGTGGCGCCGGTGTCGCCCGTTCCCGAGGACATGCGGGAGCTGACCGACGACGACTACGCCGAGTTCGTCGCCGAACACGGCGACGCGGTCGTGTTCGTCTGGAAGCTCCACTGTGCGCCCTGCGACGCGATGAAGGGCGAACTCGACGAGGTGCTCGGGCTCGTCCCCGACGGCGTCGCCGTCGCGGGCGTGAACGGCGAGAAGGTGACCGCCTTCCGCCGCGAGTTCGGCGTGGACGCCGCGCCGGCCACCGTCACCTTCGCGGACGGCGACCACCACGAGACGCTGGAGAGCCGCCGGAAGCCCGAACGGCTCGCCGAGCTGTTCGACGAGGCCTTCTAGACGCGCTCGGCCCACGGGGGCCGCGGCGCCGTCGTGTTCCCGAGTTTCCGGTAGCGGAGGGTCCGCCGGACGACGACCGGCTCCCCGTCGGCGGTCGCCTCGTAGCGGAGTGTCAGGGTCCGGACCAGCCCCGCGCGCGTCACCGTCGCGCGAAGCGAGACCGCCCCCGGGTCGGCGTACTCCGGGTCGAACGGCTCGGCCGTCGCGTTCGCGGCGACGAGGTACGCCGTCGACCCGTTCACGCCGATCCGGCCCGCGAGCCGGGTGTCGGCCGCGGCGAAGGTGTCCTCGACGAAGTCGCGGGGGTTGCCCGTCCCGCCGCCGAACGGAACCGTCCGCGCCCAGTACTGCCACGTCCCGCCGCCCTCGCGCGGCTCGAACTCGTTGTACACCGTGGTGTTCTCCCGCGAGAGCCGCCGGAGGTACGTCTCCCCGTCGGACCAGAACGTCGCGTTCGCGGGGGGTGTCCCGAGGAAGACGGGCGCGGCCGGGCCCGCAGTCGCCGTGTCGACGAGGTAGCCGCGGTCGGCCGCCAACCGGAGGTCGACCGTCAGCGACTCCCGGAGCGTCCCGTTCGCGTACCGGACGGTTTCGGTCGAGACGAGCCGGTAGGAGGTGTCCGCGAGCACTCCGGCGTGGGCGTCGGCCAGCGCGTCGGGTCGCTCGACGCCCGACTCCGCGAGTCCCGGCGCTAGCGTCGCGTCATCGGGGACCTCGACCGCGGTGACGGTGTCGGTCGCGGTGCCGCCGTCGCTCGTGGCGCCACAGCCGGCGAGGACGAGGAGTACACAGAGCGCGAGCGCGCGCCGCATACCGGCGCCTCGCGCGCCGCGTGCTAAACGTTCACGGTGACCGACCGGGCTCGGCGTCGTCGTACTTCTCGGAGACGTAGACGACGCCGGCGAGGAGCACGCCGAGGATGGTCGCGATAGTCGCGCCGCCGTACAGCGCCATCCCGAACGGCGTCGGCGGGAGCTGGATGAAGCCGTACAGCTCGGGGTCGAGCCCCTGCGGGCCGATGTAGCCGATGACGAAGCCGATGGCCGCCGTGAGCAGGACGATGCCCACGTAGAGGGTCACCACGAGCCGCCGGCCGCCGGTGCGCGGTTCCGTGTCGCTCACGCCCGTACTCGGGGCGTCGCGAAGATTAGCCTTTTGTCCGCGAGTCCCCAACGCGACGTATGACAGAGAAGGAGGCGCTGTTCGGCGTCCTCGCGGGCATCGCGGCCCTGATGTTCCTCACCGGTATCGTCCTCGTGATGACGAGCCTCAGCTGAGGCTCGCGGTCGGAGCGAAACGGAGAACGCGGGCGGTCTACTCCTCGTCCTCGACGCGGCGCACGGCGGGTTCGAGCCCGCCGTCGGCCTCGACGTCGCCGCCGTCGGCGGCCAGGGCCGGCGTGTCGTCGCCGTCGTCGAGCGAGAGCTGGTCCTCGAACCACTGGAACTCGCGGGAGTGCTGGTTCGTCTCCTTGAGGTCCCACGGGTCGCCGTCCTCGACGACCGGCCCCTCCAGGTACGACTGGACCATGTTCCACACCCAGATGATCTGGGCGAACATGATGATGAACGCGCCCACCGTGGCGATCTGGTGGAGCGTCGTCACCTCGGCCAGCGGCGCGATGGCGCCGTTGAACTCGTAGGTCGCGTAGCGGCGCGGCATCCCGAGGTAGCCGAGCAGCAGCATCGCGAAGAACGTCACCGCGACGCCGACCTCCGAGAGCCAGAAGTGCGCCTTCGCGAGCGTCTTCTGGTACATCTTCCCGGTGACGATGGGGAACCAGTAGTAGATGGCCCCGAAGCCGGCGAAGGCGATCATCCCCATGACGATCCAGTGGAAGTGGCCGACGACGTAGTACGTGTCGTGGAGCACGAGGTCGATGGGAATCGCGGCGAGGAAGACGCCCGTGATGCCGCCGATGACGAAGTTGGCGACGAAGCCGATACAGAACAGCATCGGCGCCGTCAGGCGGAGCTTCCCGTTCCACATCGTCGTGATCCAGTTGAACGTCTTCACCGCCGACGGTATCGCGATGGCCAACGAGACGGCCATGAAGCTCGCGCGGACCCGCGGGTCGATGCCCGTGGAGAACATGTGGTGTGCCCAGACGCCGAACGAGAGCACGCCGATGGCGAGCGTGGAGTAGATGACGAACTTGTAGCCGAACAGCTTCCGGCCCGAGAACTTCGGCAGGATCCACGATACCAGCCCCATCGGGGGCAGCACGAGGATGTACACCTCGGGGTGGCCGAAGAACCAGAACAGGTGCTGCCAGAGGATGGGCGAGCCGCCGTCGACGGCGAAGAAGGCCGTCGCGAAGTTCCGGTCGAGCAGCAGCATGATGAGCGCGCTCCCGAGCAGCGGGAACGCGAACAGGATGAGCGCCGACTGGGTGAGGATGGTCCACGAGAAGATGTCGAGGTTCGCCCAGTTCACCTTCTCCGAGCGCTCGGTGAAGATGGTCGCGATGAAGTTTATCGCGCCCATCGTCGCGGAGACGCCCGAGAGGTGCAGCCCCAGCAGCATCAGGTCGACGCCGGGGTTGGCCTGCTCGGCCGACAGCGGCGTGTACATCGTCCACGAGGTGGCGGCGGCCTCGACGCTCCCGCCCGTCAGGGGCGCGAGGAAGAAGCCGGCCCAGATGAGCAGCGCGGCCGGCGGGAGGAGCCAGAAGGCGATGGCGTTGATGCGCGGGAACGCCATGTCGTCGGCCCCGATGAGCAGCGGGATGAAGTAGTTCGAGAACGCCGCGATGATGGGCGTCCCGAACAGGAACAGCATCGTGATGCCGTGGCTCGTGAGCAGGCCGTTGTAGAAGTTCGCCCCGCCCATGCCGGCCAGCGCGTCCATCGCCGGGGTGGCCAGCTCGACGCGCATGAGCATGACCGCGAGTCCGCCCCAGACGAAGGCGATGACGGCGTAGATGCCGTACATGATGCCGATGTCCTTGTGGTCGACCGTGGTGAGCCACCGCACCAGCCCCGAGGGCTTGTGTGCGGTGGACGTCTCGTCCCCGTAGCCGGCGCTCCCGCCGGCCAGCGGCGTGTAGGTGCGCAGGTCCTCCATCCGCGAGAGGAGGGCGACGACGCCCACCAGGAAGACCCCCATGAGAACGGTTAGCGCAAGCTGTTCTCCTGCCATGGTTCTCCCTGAGGACTGCTGGATAAGAAAGGTTGTGTTCCGGGCGGGCCGGGGGTCGCCCCGGGACTACTCCTCGTCCGGGATCTCGGGGTCCGTCTCGACGCCGTCGGCGACCGCGGCGGCGCCCTCGGCGGGCTCGTCGGCGGTCACGTTCCCGTACTCCTCGTCCGGGATCTCGGGGGAGGTCTCCTCGCTCTCGGCGGCCGCGGCGGCCTGCGGCTCGGCGTGCTCCTCGGGCTCCTCCTCCAGCTCCGACTCGGCCCGCGAGATGGCGCGGCCCGAGTAGTAGGTGAGGACGAACAGCGCGCCGAACGTGATGACGACGATACTCAGCTGGATGGCCTGATTGGCCGGGTCCGACCCGAAGGGGTTGAACGCGACGAATACGACCACGAAGAAGGCCATCATCGCCAGCGGGATGGCGTTGACGACCAGGTCGAGGAGCGTCTCCCGGTCGAACGTCCGTGATGACATGGTCGAAGCTTACGCCACGGCGATTAAGAGGTTACGGGTTTCGCTCAGGCCGGGAAGGGGTCGTCGTCCGCGACGGCGACGCCCGCGACGCTCGCGGCGAGCGCGATGACGCCCGCCGCGGCGATGGAGAAGCCGCGGAGGACGATGGTGTCGGCCCCGTCCACGGCCGCGAGCATCGCCGCGGCGTCGATGCCGGTCTGGCTCGTCACCACCCACGCCCCGACGACGACGAGCAGGCCGCCCAGCCCCGCGAGCAGCTTCCACGGGCGCTCGCTGTAGCCCGCCTCCTGGACGATACCGGCGATGCTCCCGACGAACAGCAGGAGCCCCGCGACGGCGACCGGGTACAGTCCCATGAACACGCCGACCTCCCCGACGGCGAGGCCGAGCGCGACGAACAGCGGCCACGGGCTGGCCTTCGCGGCCTCGCTCGCGGCCACCGCCTCGGTGTCCGTGTCTGCCATTGCCCGCTTTCGGGGCGGCGCACCCAAAGCCTCGTCGGTGCCGTTCGGGGGCTTTAAGCCGCGAACGGCCGCCGCTTCGCCCATGAAGGCGACCGCGAAGGCCCACCCCATCCAGGGGCTCGTCAAGTACCACGGGATGCGCGACGCCGACCTGCGGCTCCCGTACCACGACTCCATCAGCGTCTGTACCGCCCCCTCGCACTCGAAGACGACCGCGGCGTTCGACCCCTCGCTCGCCGAGGACGAACTCGTCATCGACGGCGAGGAGGTGACGGGCCGCGGCCGCGAGCGCGTCGTCCACGTCGTCGACCACGTCCGCGACCTCGCGGGCATCGACCACCGCGTCCGCTTCGAATCGACCAACGACTTCCCGACGAACATCGGCTTCGGCTCCTCGTCGTCCGGCTTCGCCGCCGCCGCGATGGCGCTGGTCGAGGCCGCCGGCCTCGACATGACCCGCCCCGAGATATCGACGGTCGCACGCCGCGGCTCCTCCTCCGCGGCCCGCGCGGTCACGGGCGCGTTCTCCCAACTCGACGCCGGGCTGAACGACGAGGACTGCCGCTCGCACCGCATCGAGACGCCGCTGGAGGAGGACCTGCGCATCGTCGCCGCCGAGGTGCCGGCGTTCAAACACACCGAGCAGGCCCACGAGGAGGCCGAGGACTCCCACATGTTCGAGGCGCGCCTCGCCCACATCCACGGCCAGATAGCGGAGATGCGTGACCACCTCCGCTCGGGCGACTTCGACGCCGCGTTCGAACTCGCGGAACACGACTCGCTCTCGCTCGCCGCGACGACGATGACCGGCCCCGCAGGCTGGGTGTACTGGCAGCCGGAGACCCTGCGCGTCTTCGAGACGGTTCGCGACCTCCGCGAGGACGGCGTCCCGGTGTACTACTCCACCGATACCGGCGCCTCCGTGTATGTGAACACTACTGCCGAACACGTCGAGCGCGTCGAGGCCGCCGTCGCCGAACACGTCCCCACCCGCGTCTGGGAGGTCGGCGGCCCGGCCGAGGTGCTCGACGAGTCCGAGGCGCTGTTCTGACCCGCGCGACGATTCCGGCGACGGCACACTGAAACGCCGCGCGCCCCAACTCGAGGTATGCACGTCGCCGTCCTCGGCGCGGGGTACGCGGGATTGACCGCCGTCCGTCGGCTCGAACGCCGCCTTCCCGACGACGCGGGCCTCACGCTCGTCAACGACGAGCCGTACCACCTCGTCCAGCACGAACTCCACCGCGCGATACGCCGACCCGACATCGCCGACACCATCCGGGTGCCGCTCGACGACGTCCTCGACCGCGCGGAGTTCGTCGAGGCGCGTGTCGAGTCGGTCGACCGCGCCGCGGGAACGGCGACGCTCGACACGGGCGAGGAACTCGACTACGACTACGCGGCCGTCTGTCTCGGCGCGGAGACGGCCTTCTACGACCTGCCCGGCGTGGAGGCGAACGCGATACCGCTGAAGCGGCTCGCGGACGCCGAGCGCGTCCGCGAACGGTTCCTCGACGCCGACGGGGGCCGGTTCGTCGTGGGCGGCGCGGGCCTCTCGGGGATTCAGGTCGCGGGCGAACTCGCGGCGCTCGCCGACGAGGAGGGGGTCGATGCCGAAGTAGTTCTGCTTGAGATGGCTGACAGCGTCGCGCCCGGCTTCGCGCCCGACTTCCAGGAGGCCGTTCGGGCGGAACTCGACGACCGCGGCATCGACGTGCGGACCGGAACGGCCGTCGCCGGGGCCGACGCCTCGACGGTGGAACTCGAATCCGGCGAGGAACTCGACTACGACGGCTTCGTCTGGGCCGGCGGTATCCGCGGCCCGGCCGCGCTCGGCGGCGAGCGACCCGAGACGCGGGCGAACCTCCGGGCGGAGAACGGGACCTTCCTCGTCGGCGACGCCGCCCGGGTCGTGGACGACGAGGGCGCCCCCGTCCCCGCGAGCGCACAGGCCGCGCTCCGCGAGGCGAAGGTCGCGGCGGACAACATCGCCGCGCTGGTCGCCCACGACCGCGAGGGGACGGGCGGCTTCGAGCCGCGCCTCGACCGCTACACCTTCGACACGCCGGGGTGGGTCGTCACCGTCGGCGACGGCGCGGTGGCGAAGGTGGGGCCGACCGTCCTCCGGGGGCAGGCCGCCCGCGCCGCGAAGGCGACCATCGGCGCGGCCCACCTCTCCTCGGTCGGGGCCATCACCAACGCCTCGCGGCTGGTCCGCGAGGAGCTGTGACTCAGACGCTCGGGATGCCGACGGCGGAGAGGTCCGTCGCGCCGACCGAGGCCAGAAGCGAGAGCACGACGACGGCCGCGACCCACGCCACGACCGCGATTCCGCCCGCGAGCAGCCACCCGACCCCGTAGCGCCACTTGATGACGAGCAGGTACGCGAGCAGCGTCACCGCCGGGCCGAGGAGCGGGATCCCGCCGAACAACCCGCCCACGACGCTCCAGACGATCGCGCCGACGCCCGCCGTGACGACGGCGTGGGTGTAGCTGCGCGCCGACGCGAGGACGCTCGCGCCGACGTAGATGCCGATACCGCCGACGAACAGGCTCACGAGGAGGACGACGAGGTTGTCGGAGAGTGCCATCGCCGACGAGTCGCCGCCGACGCGGTTAGCCGTTGTGGCCCGCTCGCGCCCGAGGACATCGCCCGGACGATAACCTCCGTCGTCACACGGCCCCAGGGGTTGATGTCAACGAGGTCCCGATTCGCCCGCTCGACCGGATGCAGCCGTAGCGTCGCGTCGGCGGTCCCCTCGACGGCTCGCTCAACGGCCCCATGCGGACAGCGCCGACCCCGAGCCGGACGGGGCTCGGCCGAAGGGCCCCCGCCCCGAAGACTATGCCCCCCGGGCCGTACCCGGAACCGTGGACACTGCCCTCGTCTCCGAGAAGGTCGAGCAAGCCAACCGGGCCGTCGCCGACGCCGACGTCGATGCCTGGCTCACGTTCTGTCGCGAGACGAACGAGATACACGAGCCCTGTCTCCCCTACGTCCTGGGCTTCGACGTCGTCTGGCCGACCGCCGTCGTCATCGGCCCCGAGGACTCGACGGTCATCCTCGGGCGCCACGACGCCCCGAACGCCGAGCGACTGGGGGTTCACGAGGTGCGCCCCTACGACGAGTCCATCCGGGAGCCGCTGCAGGCGACGCTCTCGCGCATGGACGCGGAGACCGTGGCCGTCAACTTCGACCGCGACGACAACGTCGCCGACGGCCTCACCCACGGCCTCTATCTCCGGCTCCGGGACCTGCTCCCCGGTCGCGAGCTGGTGAGCGCGGGCGATATCGTCGGCCGGGTCCGGGGTATCAAATCCCGGAGCGAACACGAGCGAATCACACAAGCGGCGGAGACGACCCTCGGGCTACTCACGGAGTTGGCGTCCGCCTGGACGCCGTCGATGACCGAAGCCGAGGCGGTAGACTGGCTGCACGAGCGGATGCGTGAGGCGGGCTACGGAAGCGCGTGGTCGTGGGACTACTGCCCGACGGTGCACGCCGGCGGCGACGCCGACCTCGGACACACGCTTCCCGGCGACCGCACCGTCCCCGACGGGGAACTCCTCCACGTGGACTTCGGCGTCGTCCGTGACGGCTACGCCGCGGACATCCAGCGGCTCTGGGTCCGCGGAGAGGTCGACCCGGGGCTCCGGCGAGCCTTCGACGACGTCCGGGCCGCTATCGACGCCGGTCACGCCGCCCTGGAGCCCGGTGCGGTGGGGCACGAGGTCGACGCCGCCGCTCGCTCGGCGCTCACCGGCCGCGGTCGCGACGCGTACGACCACGCCTTCGGGCACCAAGTCGGTCGGACGGCCCACGACGGCGGCGTGCTGTTGGGTCCCGAGTGGGACCGCTACGGTGACGCGGTACGGGGTGCGGTCCGGCCGGGTGAGGTGTACACGATGGAGCTCGGCCTCGACACGGAGTGGGGCTACGTGGGCCAGGAGGAGATGGTCCGCATCACCGACGAGGGGACGGAGTTCGTCGTCGAGCCGCAAACCGCGTTGTGGCAGCTCTCACGGTAGATAGCCCGGAACCTTCCTCGGGGACACCTCCGCCGGTCACCCCTGCCGGTCACCCGGTCGGCTCCGGGGCGCGCCACGCGATGAGGACACCCAGCGCCCCGAGCCCCGCGGCGACCACGAACCCGGTGTCGAAGCCCGCCGCATCGACGATGTATCCGCCGGCGATGGGGGCGACGAACGCCCCGGCCAGCCCGACCGCCGTCTGGAACGCGACCGCCGTCGCCGCGACGTTCGCATCGACGAGTTCGCGAACGTAGGTGAAGGAGAGGCCGAGCGTCAGCTGAATCGCGAAGCCGCTCACCAGCAGGACGGCCACGAGGACGCCGAGCGTGCCGAGCCGCGGGAACGCGAACAGCAGCGGGGCGGCGACGAGGAACGACCCGAGGACGAGCGGGCGGCGTCGCCCGCCGAACAGCCGGTCCGAGAGCAGGCCGCTGGAAACCCGGGCCAGCACCCCGACCGCCGGGAAGACGGCGACGAGGGCGCCGCTGATAGCCAGCGACAGCTCCAGTTCCCGGGCGAGATACGTCGGGCCCCAGCTGTTCACGAAGAGGTACAGCGCGTAGCCGAGGAACCCGAGCGAGCCGACGAGCCAGACGGCGGGCGTACGGAGCACGGCGACGAACTCCGACAGCGTCGGCGGCTCGCCGCGTGTTCCGCCCGTCCCCGCGCTGACGGGCCAGAACACCACCAGCCCGAGCGCGGCGAGGCCGGTGAACACGACGAAGACGGCCGACCAGCCGGCCGCGGCCGCGATGATCGGGCCCGTGCCCTGGCCGAGCGCGAACCCGACCGGTCCGCTCGCGGTGAAGATGCCGACGGCGGTCGCGCGCCGGCTCGGCTCGACGCTCCGGCTGACGATGTCGATACCGGCGTTCCAGACGAACACGTAGCCGACGCCGCCGAGGACGCGCGACGCGATGACCTGCCGGAAGTCGCCCTGTCGGCCGGCGACCCAGCCCCAGACCCCGGCGACGACGACGACCGCGACGACCGCCGCGACGGTCCGTCGGGAGTCCACCCTGTCGAGTATCGCCCCCGCCGGGAGACTCGTCACCACCGCCGTCCCGAACATCACGCCCACGATGAGCCCCGCTGTCGCCGCGTCGATACCCAA from Halosegnis marinus carries:
- a CDS encoding thioredoxin family protein; translation: MAADLTTTADRYDYLRERDVLVERDGRVAITEAFDSARRVYHDSYGDIDDERFHATLADLFEMSVADAKSQAAELGITRDQLVAYLSLRSYLDDGGAVPDPNDLVSMAGIVADVAPVSPVPEDMRELTDDDYAEFVAEHGDAVVFVWKLHCAPCDAMKGELDEVLGLVPDGVAVAGVNGEKVTAFRREFGVDAAPATVTFADGDHHETLESRRKPERLAELFDEAF
- a CDS encoding DUF7537 family lipoprotein, with product MRRALALCVLLVLAGCGATSDGGTATDTVTAVEVPDDATLAPGLAESGVERPDALADAHAGVLADTSYRLVSTETVRYANGTLRESLTVDLRLAADRGYLVDTATAGPAAPVFLGTPPANATFWSDGETYLRRLSRENTTVYNEFEPREGGGTWQYWARTVPFGGGTGNPRDFVEDTFAAADTRLAGRIGVNGSTAYLVAANATAEPFDPEYADPGAVSLRATVTRAGLVRTLTLRYEATADGEPVVVRRTLRYRKLGNTTAPRPPWAERV
- a CDS encoding DUF7520 family protein is translated as MSDTEPRTGGRRLVVTLYVGIVLLTAAIGFVIGYIGPQGLDPELYGFIQLPPTPFGMALYGGATIATILGVLLAGVVYVSEKYDDAEPGRSP
- a CDS encoding cbb3-type cytochrome c oxidase subunit I; this translates as MAGEQLALTVLMGVFLVGVVALLSRMEDLRTYTPLAGGSAGYGDETSTAHKPSGLVRWLTTVDHKDIGIMYGIYAVIAFVWGGLAVMLMRVELATPAMDALAGMGGANFYNGLLTSHGITMLFLFGTPIIAAFSNYFIPLLIGADDMAFPRINAIAFWLLPPAALLIWAGFFLAPLTGGSVEAAATSWTMYTPLSAEQANPGVDLMLLGLHLSGVSATMGAINFIATIFTERSEKVNWANLDIFSWTILTQSALILFAFPLLGSALIMLLLDRNFATAFFAVDGGSPILWQHLFWFFGHPEVYILVLPPMGLVSWILPKFSGRKLFGYKFVIYSTLAIGVLSFGVWAHHMFSTGIDPRVRASFMAVSLAIAIPSAVKTFNWITTMWNGKLRLTAPMLFCIGFVANFVIGGITGVFLAAIPIDLVLHDTYYVVGHFHWIVMGMIAFAGFGAIYYWFPIVTGKMYQKTLAKAHFWLSEVGVAVTFFAMLLLGYLGMPRRYATYEFNGAIAPLAEVTTLHQIATVGAFIIMFAQIIWVWNMVQSYLEGPVVEDGDPWDLKETNQHSREFQWFEDQLSLDDGDDTPALAADGGDVEADGGLEPAVRRVEDEE
- a CDS encoding DUF6684 family protein, which produces MSSRTFDRETLLDLVVNAIPLAMMAFFVVVFVAFNPFGSDPANQAIQLSIVVITFGALFVLTYYSGRAISRAESELEEEPEEHAEPQAAAAAESEETSPEIPDEEYGNVTADEPAEGAAAVADGVETDPEIPDEE
- a CDS encoding DUF7541 family protein; the encoded protein is MADTDTEAVAASEAAKASPWPLFVALGLAVGEVGVFMGLYPVAVAGLLLFVGSIAGIVQEAGYSERPWKLLAGLGGLLVVVGAWVVTSQTGIDAAAMLAAVDGADTIVLRGFSIAAAGVIALAASVAGVAVADDDPFPA
- the mvaD gene encoding phosphomevalonate decarboxylase MvaD — its product is MKATAKAHPIQGLVKYHGMRDADLRLPYHDSISVCTAPSHSKTTAAFDPSLAEDELVIDGEEVTGRGRERVVHVVDHVRDLAGIDHRVRFESTNDFPTNIGFGSSSSGFAAAAMALVEAAGLDMTRPEISTVARRGSSSAARAVTGAFSQLDAGLNDEDCRSHRIETPLEEDLRIVAAEVPAFKHTEQAHEEAEDSHMFEARLAHIHGQIAEMRDHLRSGDFDAAFELAEHDSLSLAATTMTGPAGWVYWQPETLRVFETVRDLREDGVPVYYSTDTGASVYVNTTAEHVERVEAAVAEHVPTRVWEVGGPAEVLDESEALF
- a CDS encoding NAD(P)/FAD-dependent oxidoreductase, translating into MHVAVLGAGYAGLTAVRRLERRLPDDAGLTLVNDEPYHLVQHELHRAIRRPDIADTIRVPLDDVLDRAEFVEARVESVDRAAGTATLDTGEELDYDYAAVCLGAETAFYDLPGVEANAIPLKRLADAERVRERFLDADGGRFVVGGAGLSGIQVAGELAALADEEGVDAEVVLLEMADSVAPGFAPDFQEAVRAELDDRGIDVRTGTAVAGADASTVELESGEELDYDGFVWAGGIRGPAALGGERPETRANLRAENGTFLVGDAARVVDDEGAPVPASAQAALREAKVAADNIAALVAHDREGTGGFEPRLDRYTFDTPGWVVTVGDGAVAKVGPTVLRGQAARAAKATIGAAHLSSVGAITNASRLVREEL
- a CDS encoding M24 family metallopeptidase yields the protein MDTALVSEKVEQANRAVADADVDAWLTFCRETNEIHEPCLPYVLGFDVVWPTAVVIGPEDSTVILGRHDAPNAERLGVHEVRPYDESIREPLQATLSRMDAETVAVNFDRDDNVADGLTHGLYLRLRDLLPGRELVSAGDIVGRVRGIKSRSEHERITQAAETTLGLLTELASAWTPSMTEAEAVDWLHERMREAGYGSAWSWDYCPTVHAGGDADLGHTLPGDRTVPDGELLHVDFGVVRDGYAADIQRLWVRGEVDPGLRRAFDDVRAAIDAGHAALEPGAVGHEVDAAARSALTGRGRDAYDHAFGHQVGRTAHDGGVLLGPEWDRYGDAVRGAVRPGEVYTMELGLDTEWGYVGQEEMVRITDEGTEFVVEPQTALWQLSR
- a CDS encoding MFS transporter — protein: MTPPTDTGEPAPSTDRVTRSAARTWLLVAGVSLISTGLAAYEISPASVTPLVQSSLGIDAATAGLIVGVMFGTAVVTSLPAGAILDRVDSRRTVAAVVAVVVVAGVWGWVAGRQGDFRQVIASRVLGGVGYVFVWNAGIDIVSRSVEPSRRATAVGIFTASGPVGFALGQGTGPIIAAAAGWSAVFVVFTGLAALGLVVFWPVSAGTGGTRGEPPTLSEFVAVLRTPAVWLVGSLGFLGYALYLFVNSWGPTYLARELELSLAISGALVAVFPAVGVLARVSSGLLSDRLFGGRRRPLVLGSFLVAAPLLFAFPRLGTLGVLVAVLLVSGFAIQLTLGLSFTYVRELVDANVAATAVAFQTAVGLAGAFVAPIAGGYIVDAAGFDTGFVVAAGLGALGVLIAWRAPEPTG